From one Triticum urartu cultivar G1812 chromosome 3, Tu2.1, whole genome shotgun sequence genomic stretch:
- the LOC125545656 gene encoding uncharacterized protein LOC125545656 isoform X1 codes for MEVETLQDAEETKNGGNDFEENGSLDPVVYQLVRVEGDGTLVPPTEDEVLQIEQFLDDKVDLPSIDDVGNVEDFFTNDCMLLKEPDFEEGYSELETNGEIHTQQFDADLEVDRLKPSDDSLDIPSKCTVVHDHKPDTEQGDNNIVHQDNASTETPKSTVLNDSCSAEKEKTDACSRSVNNSSTGPSVSGVTSSVPDFSILRGEVSLDNLTIRELQEAFRATFGRETTVKDKLWLKRRITMGLTNSCDVQSSGCVVKDYKIVCKDAKHELPTIGGIPKAEVEATSLVRYQVLGPGNERDTPSCSYYRSEDQQRSSNRLKGVSTDNDESEGTLQDEQGAAKRLRKPTKRYIEELSDTETLDSTGKLSSPGKRVAHGEVLLRQRVTPLQEVDSLSITYPTRKDTFGGFSVHVPYASRMRRGRPRRNFISFLDDDPPVECPEVQMAVETMLGKDGEHVNHASSAVEVPLTKNAEKKGGHIETAEKKGGHIETADNKEIHSIEPEDICRTDAKTKTKRGLKRKHHRAWTLSEVLKLVDGVAQFGPGKWSEIRRLSFASYSYRTSVDLKDKWRNLLRASQTQLSPENDGVCPRKSNPSIIPIPPAILLRVKELAELQPQAGNLAAAIKFSGQSSKAAQGRGSSGFL; via the exons ATGGAAGTGGAAACTCTACAAGATGCTGAGGAGACTAAGAATGGAGGGAATGACTTTGAAGAGAATGGCAGTTTGGATCCCGTGGTTTACCAGCTAGTTCGG GTTGAAGGTGATGGAACGCTTGTTCCTCCTACGGAGGACGAAGTCCTGCAGATTGAACAGTTTCTTGATGACAAGGTTGATCTGCCTTCTATTGATGATGTAGGAAATGTGGAGGATTTTTTTACTAATGACTGCATGCTTCTGAAGGAGCCTGACTTTGAAG AGGGGTATTCCGAATTAGAGACTAATGGTGAAATACATACACAACAGTTTGATGCTGACCTAGAG GTAGACAGGTTAAAACCGTCGGATGACTCGCTTGATATTCCCTCGAAGTGTACAGTTGTTCATGATCACAAACCAGATACGGAACAAGGCGATAACAACATTGTTCACCAGGACAATGCTTCCACCGAGACTCCAAAATCAACAGTATTAAATGACTCTTGCAGTGCTGAAAAAGAAAAGACCGATGCTTGTTCAAGATCTGTAAATAACTCATCTACAGGACCATCTGTCTCTGGAGTTACTAGTTCAGTTCCCGACTTCTCCATTTTAAGAGGAGAAGTCTCTTTGGATAATCTTACAATTAGAGAACTTCAGGAAGCATTTAGAGCCACATTTGGGCGCGAAACTACTGTCAAGGACAAGTTATGGCTCAAAAGACGGATTACAATGGGATTGACCAATTCCTGCGATGTTCAAAGTTCAGGCTGTGTAGTTAAAGATTATAAAATAGTTTGCAAGGATGCCAAACACGAGCTACCTACAATTGGAGGAATACCTAAGGCTGAGGTTGAGGCTACTTCTTTGGTTAGGTATCAAGTATTGGGTCCTGGAAATGAGAGAGATACACCATCTTGCTCTTACTATCGGAGTGAGGACCAACAGCGATCCTCCAATAGGCTAAAAGGAGTATCAACAGACAACGATGAATCAGAAGGAACTTTGCAGGATGAACAAGGCGCCGCTAAGAGACTTAGAAAACCAACAAAAAGGTACATTGAGGAGCTCTCAGATACCGAGACACTTGACTCCACTGGGAAGCTTTCTTCACCAGGAAAAAGGGTTGCACATGGTGAGGTGTTACTCAGACAACGGGTTACTCCTTTACAAGAAGTTGATTCATTGAGTATAACTTATCCTACCCGGAAGGATACTTTTGGAGGATTTAGTGTACATGTTCCTTATGCGTCAAGGATGAGAAGAGGGCGTCCTCGGAGAAACTTCATTTCATTTTTG GATGATGATCCACCTGTGGAATGTCCTGAGGTTCAGATGGCAGTTGAGACGATGTTGGGAAAAGATGGTGAACATGTGAATCATGCAAGCAGTGCCGTGGAAGTTCCACTAACG AAAAATGCTGAGAAGAAAGGAGGGCATATAGAAACAGCTGAGAAGAAAGGAGGGCATATAGAAACAGCTGATAACAAGGAGATTCATTCCATAGAGCCAGAGGATATTTGCAGAACTGATGCCAAGACGAAAACAAAGCGGGGTTTGAAGCGGAAGCATCATCGAGCATGGACATTGTCCGAGGTTCTGAAGCTGGTCGATGGCGTGGCTCAGTTCGGGCCTGGCAAATGGTCTGAGATTAGAAGACTATCCTTTGCCTCATATTCTTACCGCACCTCAGTGGATCTCAAG GATAAGTGGCGCAATCTGCTAAGAGCCAGCCAGACACAGCTTTCGCCGGAAAATGAT GGTGTTTGTCCGCGGAAAAGCAACCCTTCGATCATTCCAATACCACCGGCCATTTTGCTACGAGTGAAAGAGCTAGCTGAGCTTCAGCCGCAAGCCGGCAACCTGGCGGCGGCAATCAAGTTCTCAGGGCAGAGCAGCAAGGCGGCACAGGGGAGAGGTTCATCGGGGTTCCTGTGA
- the LOC125545656 gene encoding uncharacterized protein LOC125545656 isoform X2, which translates to MVDRLKPSDDSLDIPSKCTVVHDHKPDTEQGDNNIVHQDNASTETPKSTVLNDSCSAEKEKTDACSRSVNNSSTGPSVSGVTSSVPDFSILRGEVSLDNLTIRELQEAFRATFGRETTVKDKLWLKRRITMGLTNSCDVQSSGCVVKDYKIVCKDAKHELPTIGGIPKAEVEATSLVRYQVLGPGNERDTPSCSYYRSEDQQRSSNRLKGVSTDNDESEGTLQDEQGAAKRLRKPTKRYIEELSDTETLDSTGKLSSPGKRVAHGEVLLRQRVTPLQEVDSLSITYPTRKDTFGGFSVHVPYASRMRRGRPRRNFISFLDDDPPVECPEVQMAVETMLGKDGEHVNHASSAVEVPLTKNAEKKGGHIETAEKKGGHIETADNKEIHSIEPEDICRTDAKTKTKRGLKRKHHRAWTLSEVLKLVDGVAQFGPGKWSEIRRLSFASYSYRTSVDLKDKWRNLLRASQTQLSPENDGVCPRKSNPSIIPIPPAILLRVKELAELQPQAGNLAAAIKFSGQSSKAAQGRGSSGFL; encoded by the exons ATG GTAGACAGGTTAAAACCGTCGGATGACTCGCTTGATATTCCCTCGAAGTGTACAGTTGTTCATGATCACAAACCAGATACGGAACAAGGCGATAACAACATTGTTCACCAGGACAATGCTTCCACCGAGACTCCAAAATCAACAGTATTAAATGACTCTTGCAGTGCTGAAAAAGAAAAGACCGATGCTTGTTCAAGATCTGTAAATAACTCATCTACAGGACCATCTGTCTCTGGAGTTACTAGTTCAGTTCCCGACTTCTCCATTTTAAGAGGAGAAGTCTCTTTGGATAATCTTACAATTAGAGAACTTCAGGAAGCATTTAGAGCCACATTTGGGCGCGAAACTACTGTCAAGGACAAGTTATGGCTCAAAAGACGGATTACAATGGGATTGACCAATTCCTGCGATGTTCAAAGTTCAGGCTGTGTAGTTAAAGATTATAAAATAGTTTGCAAGGATGCCAAACACGAGCTACCTACAATTGGAGGAATACCTAAGGCTGAGGTTGAGGCTACTTCTTTGGTTAGGTATCAAGTATTGGGTCCTGGAAATGAGAGAGATACACCATCTTGCTCTTACTATCGGAGTGAGGACCAACAGCGATCCTCCAATAGGCTAAAAGGAGTATCAACAGACAACGATGAATCAGAAGGAACTTTGCAGGATGAACAAGGCGCCGCTAAGAGACTTAGAAAACCAACAAAAAGGTACATTGAGGAGCTCTCAGATACCGAGACACTTGACTCCACTGGGAAGCTTTCTTCACCAGGAAAAAGGGTTGCACATGGTGAGGTGTTACTCAGACAACGGGTTACTCCTTTACAAGAAGTTGATTCATTGAGTATAACTTATCCTACCCGGAAGGATACTTTTGGAGGATTTAGTGTACATGTTCCTTATGCGTCAAGGATGAGAAGAGGGCGTCCTCGGAGAAACTTCATTTCATTTTTG GATGATGATCCACCTGTGGAATGTCCTGAGGTTCAGATGGCAGTTGAGACGATGTTGGGAAAAGATGGTGAACATGTGAATCATGCAAGCAGTGCCGTGGAAGTTCCACTAACG AAAAATGCTGAGAAGAAAGGAGGGCATATAGAAACAGCTGAGAAGAAAGGAGGGCATATAGAAACAGCTGATAACAAGGAGATTCATTCCATAGAGCCAGAGGATATTTGCAGAACTGATGCCAAGACGAAAACAAAGCGGGGTTTGAAGCGGAAGCATCATCGAGCATGGACATTGTCCGAGGTTCTGAAGCTGGTCGATGGCGTGGCTCAGTTCGGGCCTGGCAAATGGTCTGAGATTAGAAGACTATCCTTTGCCTCATATTCTTACCGCACCTCAGTGGATCTCAAG GATAAGTGGCGCAATCTGCTAAGAGCCAGCCAGACACAGCTTTCGCCGGAAAATGAT GGTGTTTGTCCGCGGAAAAGCAACCCTTCGATCATTCCAATACCACCGGCCATTTTGCTACGAGTGAAAGAGCTAGCTGAGCTTCAGCCGCAAGCCGGCAACCTGGCGGCGGCAATCAAGTTCTCAGGGCAGAGCAGCAAGGCGGCACAGGGGAGAGGTTCATCGGGGTTCCTGTGA
- the LOC125545658 gene encoding uncharacterized protein LOC125545658 isoform X2: MSRDSSERNVSGIDHIKHYKNIISELLLGKEGTFSTGVAKQTEVVMAQYNRKAGEDSLPLFMEEIRGLSKCAMERLKHALHKVFTILNDEVDEIFGYIFALSEFRSEKLPSNHGSGSYEDSIAPPSVKKQKTVTVSTIDAYEESHGHIDSDIFAQLTRDIRLIEESGKTRQEAAKMFSDGLLRKLAEMEQGVYDLLDTVASKCRSMTTPEKIELGRRVRKLPETALDHMVEDDTTLWRLYYYVETALKAKQDRTVTPP; encoded by the exons ATGTCAAGAGACTCTTCTGAGAGAAATGTGTCTGGAATTGATCATATCAAGCACTATAAAAACATTATCTCTGAGTTGTTACTCGGAAAAGAAGGCACATTCTCTACTGGAGTTGCAAAACAAACTGAAGTTGTTATGGCCCAATATAACCGCAAAGCAGGTGAAGATTCTCTTCCATTATTCATGGAAGAAATTAGGGGCCTATCAAAATGTGCCATGGAGAGATTAAAGCATGCTCTCCATAAGGTTTTTACAATCCTCAATGATGAAGTTGATGAG ATATTTGGTTACATTTTCGCACTATCTGAATTTAGGTCTGAGAAGTTGCCGTCAAACCATGGAAGCGGATCGTATGAGGACAGTATCGCCCCACCAAGTGTTAAAAAACAGAAAACTGTGACAGTTTCTACAATCGATGCTTATGAAGAATCGCATGGTCATATTGATTCAGATATCTTTGCACAG CTCACAAGAGATATCCGGCTGATAGAAGAAAGTGGCAAAACACGTCAAGAGGCTGCAAAGATGTTCTCCGATGGGTTGCTGCGGAAG CTTGCTGAAATGGAGCAAGGTGTTTATGATTTACTGGACACAGTGGCATCCAAGTGCAG ATCTATGACCACTCCTGAGAAGATTGAACTTGGTAGGCGCGTCCGCAAACTCCCAGAGACGGCACTTGATCACATGGTGGAG GATGACACAACTTTGTGGAGACTGTACTACTATGTGGAAACTGCgttaaaagcaaaacaagatcgGACGGTCACCCCTCCCTAG
- the LOC125545658 gene encoding uncharacterized protein LOC125545658 isoform X3 — MSRDSSERNVSGIDHIKHYKNIISELLLGKEGTFSTGVAKQTEVVMAQYNRKAGEDSLPLFMEEIRGLSKCAMERLKHALHKVFTILNDEVDEIFGYIFALSEFRSEKLPSNHGSGSYEDSIAPPSVKKQKTVTVSTIDAYEESHGHIDSDIFAQLTRDIRLIEESGKTRQEAAKMFSDGLLRKLAEMEQGVYDLLDTVASKCRNLLNCCILSDL, encoded by the exons ATGTCAAGAGACTCTTCTGAGAGAAATGTGTCTGGAATTGATCATATCAAGCACTATAAAAACATTATCTCTGAGTTGTTACTCGGAAAAGAAGGCACATTCTCTACTGGAGTTGCAAAACAAACTGAAGTTGTTATGGCCCAATATAACCGCAAAGCAGGTGAAGATTCTCTTCCATTATTCATGGAAGAAATTAGGGGCCTATCAAAATGTGCCATGGAGAGATTAAAGCATGCTCTCCATAAGGTTTTTACAATCCTCAATGATGAAGTTGATGAG ATATTTGGTTACATTTTCGCACTATCTGAATTTAGGTCTGAGAAGTTGCCGTCAAACCATGGAAGCGGATCGTATGAGGACAGTATCGCCCCACCAAGTGTTAAAAAACAGAAAACTGTGACAGTTTCTACAATCGATGCTTATGAAGAATCGCATGGTCATATTGATTCAGATATCTTTGCACAG CTCACAAGAGATATCCGGCTGATAGAAGAAAGTGGCAAAACACGTCAAGAGGCTGCAAAGATGTTCTCCGATGGGTTGCTGCGGAAG CTTGCTGAAATGGAGCAAGGTGTTTATGATTTACTGGACACAGTGGCATCCAAGTGCAG AAATTTATTGAATTGCTGCATACTGTCAGATCTATGA
- the LOC125545658 gene encoding uncharacterized protein LOC125545658 isoform X1, with translation MSRDSSERNVSGIDHIKHYKNIISELLLGKEGTFSTGVAKQTEVVMAQYNRKAGEDSLPLFMEEIRGLSKCAMERLKHALHKVFTILNDEVDEIFGYIFALSEFRSEKLPSNHGSGSYEDSIAPPSVKKQKTVTVSTIDAYEESHGHIDSDIFAQLTRDIRLIEESGKTRQEAAKMFSDGLLRKLAEMEQGVYDLLDTVASKCRSMTTPEKIELGRRVRKLPETALDHMVEVVKMRRPEISVSDKVSFNLGRLDDTTLWRLYYYVETALKAKQDRTVTPP, from the exons ATGTCAAGAGACTCTTCTGAGAGAAATGTGTCTGGAATTGATCATATCAAGCACTATAAAAACATTATCTCTGAGTTGTTACTCGGAAAAGAAGGCACATTCTCTACTGGAGTTGCAAAACAAACTGAAGTTGTTATGGCCCAATATAACCGCAAAGCAGGTGAAGATTCTCTTCCATTATTCATGGAAGAAATTAGGGGCCTATCAAAATGTGCCATGGAGAGATTAAAGCATGCTCTCCATAAGGTTTTTACAATCCTCAATGATGAAGTTGATGAG ATATTTGGTTACATTTTCGCACTATCTGAATTTAGGTCTGAGAAGTTGCCGTCAAACCATGGAAGCGGATCGTATGAGGACAGTATCGCCCCACCAAGTGTTAAAAAACAGAAAACTGTGACAGTTTCTACAATCGATGCTTATGAAGAATCGCATGGTCATATTGATTCAGATATCTTTGCACAG CTCACAAGAGATATCCGGCTGATAGAAGAAAGTGGCAAAACACGTCAAGAGGCTGCAAAGATGTTCTCCGATGGGTTGCTGCGGAAG CTTGCTGAAATGGAGCAAGGTGTTTATGATTTACTGGACACAGTGGCATCCAAGTGCAG ATCTATGACCACTCCTGAGAAGATTGAACTTGGTAGGCGCGTCCGCAAACTCCCAGAGACGGCACTTGATCACATGGTGGAGGTAGTTAAAATGAGGAGACCTGAAATCTCGGTTTCTGATAAAGTATCATTCAACTTAGGAAGACTG GATGACACAACTTTGTGGAGACTGTACTACTATGTGGAAACTGCgttaaaagcaaaacaagatcgGACGGTCACCCCTCCCTAG